From Leptospira kirschneri serovar Cynopteri str. 3522 CT:
AATCTGTTCAAGAAAAAAATAGGATCAGTTGAGGATATTCTCTCGCACCCGGACGGTAAACGTTATTATCGGGATGCTCATCTGATCCGTAAAAACATGATAGATGAGGACGCGGTCAAAATCATCCATAGGCTGAATAAATTTGGTTTTAAAGCTTATATCGTAGGAGGAGGGGTTCGAGATCTTCTTCTCGGAAGAAAACCAAAGGACTTCGATGTTGTCACTAACGCAACTCCGAACCAAATCAAAAAGATCTTCAATAATTGTAGAATCATCGGAAGAAGATTCAAAATTGTGCATATACTTTTTCGCGGGAAGGTGATTGAAGTCAGCACTTTTCGTTCTTTGCCTGATTATAGATTAGGAAAGGCTGTGGAAGATCAAGATTATCTTATCAAAAGAGACAATAAATTTGGCACACCTCAGGAAGACGCGGCTCGCAGAGATTTTACAATCAATTCTTTATATTATGATGTAAGAAACGACTCCATCATAGACTATGTAGGCGGCTTTGAGGATATTCGAAATAAAGTATTGAGAGTGATCGGAGATCCTGACATTTCTTTTAGAGAAGATCCTGTGAGGATGTTACGCGCGGTCAAGTTTGCTGAAATTTTAGGACTCAATATTGAAAAGACAACAGCCAAGGCGATTCGTAAACATAAGACAGAATTAGAAAAAGCTTCTAGTTCCAGAATGTTAGAAGAATACAATAAGATCTTTCGCACTTGGAAGACTTCCTTAATTTTTCAAGGAATGGCGGAGCATGGAATTTTAGAGGTTCTTTTTAAAGAAGCATTTGATAAGGAAAGAAAAAAGAATTCCAACTTTGGTGAAAAGTTTTTAGAGACCAATATCGGAAAACGACTCGCGATTGCGGATAAGTTGCTGACCGAAAGAGAGGAGATGACCCCTCATATATTTTATGCTTTGATTTTTTCGGATCTCGCTTCGGAAGCATTACAAAAAGAGAATATGCATTTGGTTCCTGCGATCAAAAACAGTTTAGAACTAATTTTCAAACGACTGGAAACTCCTAAGAAAGATAAAGATCGTTTAATTAAGATTTTTGCAAGTCAACAGAGGTTTTTAAGTACGGAAGACGAAAAATCTTCTCAGAATAATTTCTTTCGGATGAAGGATTATTTTTACGATGCCTTTATGGTGTTTAAGATTGGAGCGATCGCGGAAAACGATGAAAAAGCGATTCAGAGTGCATTTTTCTGGGAAATTTCTGTGAGAAAAAGGCCAACTCCCGTAAAAAAATTCAACGGGGCTCGCCCTAATAAAAATAGGAATCGAAATTTTCAAAAAAATCGCGAAGAAGATCGTACCAACCGAAGAGAAGAAATTCAAAATTCTCCCGAATCGGAAAAACAGAATCGCAAAAATCAGAAAGAAAATCCTCAAGAAGATTTTTCTTCTGAGGATTCAGGAAATGAATTTTAGTTAAATCAGTTCGTCTCAAATTCTGTCGAGCGACCCTAGAAGCAAAACGCTTTAGTTTCACAAAACTGTGGGAACTCTCACAGAAATTATAATAGCAAAGAACTGCCAAAACTCTATAGATCATACAATACAGCGGTTTGTGGGAACTCTCACATGGTTGGAGATTCAAAAATGATTGATTCTAAGTTTTTGGGACAGACTCAAAACAAATAGTTTTTCATTTTTGCGATGGTCGTAAAACCGCCATTTTACTTAAAAATTTGATTGGACGGCGTTTTTTGGGATTTCATAAAATTTAAAGTCTGTTTCAAAAGTTAAAAAGTACCTACGACAATTCCAAATATAGTCATTCTTGCAAATAGCTTCTTAATTTTTTTTATTAGAAAGATTGAATGTGGGAACTCTTACAAACTCGGATTTAACAGACTTACTTTGAAATTGTGGGAACTCTGACAAACTCGGATTTTACAGACTTACTTTAAAACTGTGGGAACTCTCACAAATTTAGAATTAATTTTCCGATTCTTGAAAGTAGTTTACTACGAATTGAAGGGAAGTTTTGGAACGAAAGGTAGACTCTTCCAAAGAACCCCATAGATCCAGACTTACCGACTTACTAATCAATTCTAAAAAATCTTTTCCACGATTCCAGATCAAACATTGGATCGATTCCGGTGCACCTAAGATTCTAAAACGAACGTGTTTTCCATCCGTCATCGGTTTTGTATGATAGATCTTAGCATTTTTGATCGAATACAATGGAATCGGGTTTTCATGGCCGAATGGTTCAAAGATAGAAAGTTCCTGAAAAATTTTAGAATTCAATTCTCCCGGTTCTAAAGAAATCAGACTTTCTGTTCGTTCTAAAGCCGAAGTCCTTTGTTCTTCTGCAAGCCAGCTGTCTGCGTTGTCAAAGATTAACTTGGCAAGTTCTGGTATTTTATTTATTTCTAATGAAAAACCACCCGCTTCTTTGTGCCCTCCAAATTGTAAAAAGACGGACTCGGCTTTTTTAAGAAGATTTAATACGTTTTCTTTGCCATAAGCGCGAATGCTTCCCTTAGCGTGACCATGATCCGGAGTGATAAATAGAACCGGTCTTTTGTATTCTTCTACAAGTCTTGTGGCGACGATACCAGAAACTCCTGGTTCAAAGTCCGGTTCATAACAGAAAAGAACCGATCTTTCGGTTCTCTCTTTTTTTCTTTTTAAAAAACTATCCACTTTGAAAATATTTCTTTTCGTTCTTTCTTTTCTTTCTTCGTTGAGTTTTTGAAGTTCTTTGGCGCCCGACTTTGCAAGTTCTGGATTTTCTTCTAACAAAAGATTCAGTGCTACGTCTGTACGATTCATTCTTCCGGCGGAATTGATCATGGGACCTAGTCCCCAACCTAGATCTTTTGAGGTAACACGATCGTTCGCAAATTCCATGAGTTGTAAAAGTTGGAAAAGACCTTCTCTGTGTGACGTGTCTTTTTTATGAAGTTTAAAAAGAATTTTACAACCTTCTCTAACAATGATTCTGTTTTCACCGTATAAAGGCATCATATCGGAAACGGTTCCAATGGAAGCCAAGTCGAAGTTCTGAAGGTATTGTTCTAAGATTGCGGGGTATTTTAGAAATTCCTGATAAAACCATTCTCTTTCGGGATAAGAAGATTGGAAAGAGTAACTTTCGTCTTGGATGGTAAGAGAAAATTTAGATTCCGCTTCTTGTCTATCACCTTGAAAAAGAAGTTTACCACGGTATATTAGAAAACCTGAAAATAAGGAATTACCGTCTCCGATCCAGGTTGCACGATTGTATTCTTCTAAAGAGGAATAGAGATAGGCCTGAATGAATTTTAAAGCCAAAACGGAAGTACAGATTTTTTCATTAGGATAGATAGAATCTGAACGTTTTGGGGAAATTAGATAACAATTTGGGATTCTTTCCGGGATCTCGTGATGATCTAGAACTATAACCTTGATTCCTATGGATGCAAGTTCGTCGATCTGAATGTGATTTGTAGTACCAAAATCAAGAGTGATCAAAAGATCTGGTTTTATTCTTTTAACGAAGTCGAGTGCTGCGGGACAAAGGCCGTAGTCTTCTTCGTTTGAGGTTTTAAGGATCAGTTTCCCTCGATGAATCTTTTTTAAAAAACTGCCGAGTAAACTTGTGGAAGATACACCGTCACAGTCTCTATCTCCGAATAGAAGGATCTTTTTTTCTTTTTGAATGAATTCTTTGAGAAGTTCTAAAGCGGGTTCTAAATCTGGGAGTAAAAAGGGGGAGGGAAGTTCTCTAAGACCGTGATAGAGAAGATGTTCTGGATGGGACTTTTCCCGTAGATGTGTTTCGTAGAATCTATGTTGAAGTGGACTGAAATGTGGACGTAAGCCCACAGGATGTAACTCCTTTAAGCCCGGACCGTGTGAAAAAGAGGAGGGTTGAGTCATTACATAGCGCTGTTTCCGCTAAATTTCGCTCCGGATTCGATTTCTAAATCGGGTGTGCGTATATCGCCGATTACTTTTCCTGTTTTTCGAATGGCTACTTTTTGATTTGCGGAAACGTTTCCTTTTAGATTTCCTTCTACTTCCAAAGTTCCTGTCTGGATATCAGCTTCCACTTCTCCAGTATCTCCTACTACAAGCTTTCCAGTAGTTTCGATTGTACCTTTAAAATTACCTTTAATTTTCAGGGAATTGTTGAATTTCAATTTTCCTCTGAAATGAATATCGTCTCCGATGACTGTATCGATTTGTTCGTCGTTCATACTGGCTCCAAGTTTTCGGGTTGGAGAAGCAGTTTCAAATGTTTTTTACGATTTTTAAAAGACACGAAAGCTCTATCTTTTGGGTTTCTTACAAGTAAAGTGATAGAATTAAAATTTTCTTAAATTTTTTGGTAGTTTTTATATTTTTTGACGTAACCTCAAAAATTTTCAAAGATTTTGAATGAAATAAAAAAAGCTTGAGCCAGAACACTTTCGGGCTTTTCCCAAGTTTTACTGTGAAATTTCAATTTGTGAGAGTTCCCACATTTTCAAAAGTTTTATTCGGAGTTTAATTGGTGCGAAGTAAGAATTTTAAGTTCTCCGTTCAGAACGTTCATGTCCACGGGACCGGAAATTCCAGGTAAACTTCCACGACTTTTATATTGCCAAAGGATCCATTTCTGGTTTGAAAACGTATTTGGATGTTTGAATAGATTCCGAATCCAAATAGGACGATCTTGAAAGTTGGGACCTATGTATCGATCAATAAATTCATAAGTCAGATAAAGGATCGTTTTTTTAGTGTAATACGAATCTACTCTGTTTAAAAAATCTTGAATTTCGTTAGAAACATTTTTCATAGAAGAATTTTCTTTACAATTCCCTAGAAATTCCAGATCGACAACAGGAGGAAGAGAATCGATTTCTTTCGGAGCCGTGGAAATAAAATTTTCCGCTTGTTCTTTTCCAGATGTGCATAACGTGAAAAAATGATACGCTCCGACTGGAAAACCTTGTGCTTTAGCGGATTTCCAATTGTAAGAAAAGGATTTATCTTTGAAGTTTCCTCCTTCACTTGCTTTGATATAAACAAAAGAAATTTCCGATTTTGGAACTAAGATCCAATCGATTTTTCCCTGATGATTAGAGACATCGATTCCTCGAATTGGATATTTTTCTCGAGAAGGATAAACGAACCAAATTTTTCCGGAATCCAAGGCTAGATACAATCCGATTCCTAAAAGAAAGAATGAAATGATTACGAATAAGAAAAGATATTTCCGTTTCATGTCTGTAAGATACGCACTGTAGCCTTTGAACTTAGAACCGGTCTCAAAACTATCTATCAAAAAAGTTAAAAGCAATGATAGAGCTTGCGAGATAAAGAGATGCAAGATAATTTTCAGATTTTCTTTCCCAACGAATTAAGATAGCCCTGAATCGATTGTGCCAACTGTTAGTTCTTTCAACGACCCAACGTCTAGGTTTTCCTTTATATTTACCAATGAGAGGCTTCTCACCTTTTTTCCGAATATGAGATTGAATGTTTCTTCTTTTTCCGGAAAATATTAGGATTGAATTCAACGTATCTTTTACACCGTGTTTATCATGAACATTAGCTCCAGTCAACGTAATTGCCAAAGAAATTCCATTTCCATCTGTAAGAATATGCCGTTTAATCCCTAATTTGGCACGGTCTGTAGGGTTTTTCCCAGTTAAGCTCCCCCGCTTTAACCATTGCTGAATCCATCGAAGCCCAGTCCCATGCTATTTGATTCCTTACATCATAATATTTTAAAATAGATTTATAAGAACCTATCCAGCTTGATCTTTCTGATAAAGCGAAAAACTAAAGCCGCCTCGCTTCTACGGTCTCTCGACAGATCGCGTTCTATATTAAAATTAAATACAATTATTGTATAATATTTATTGAATGTAATTTATTGACCGGCTCTTAGTGCTCGGTTCGATTGCCTTGGTGCTCTGATTTTACTACGTCGAATAAGTTCAATGTAGTATTATTTTTATGCGTCCGAATGGTGAAACTCAATAAAACCGTTTTTTGAAAATGGGACCCAGAGGAAAATACGTCATATTTGGTTCTTTTCCGACGTAGACTTATCTACTTAACTACCTTAAAATCACCACATCGAATTTTTGGAAACGTCAAATTTTGATGAATCGATTCCGAAATGAAATTTTTATATTATTATGTTTGAGTGTAATTACTCGATTTTTGTTAAAAGGGTAAATAAATTATGAATTTTGAATATATTGAATCTATTATGAATAAAATGGTTTCTGGAATTGTGGGAGCTGGGCAAACTATTTCCTTTATTCTTGCGGATCAAACTGTTTTTCCGTCCTCTTATCCTTATGGAACGTATAAGGTCATTCAATTGGTTCAAGACCCTATTGCAAACGCTTCTCGAAAGATTCAGAAATTAGATTCCTCTAATTTTAAAGAGATCGTTCGTATTAACCAGAGCGTATCGATCAACGTTACATTTTTACACGATAGTTCCATTGTGATTTGTTGGGAACTTTCAGAAAAGTCTATGGA
This genomic window contains:
- the pcnB gene encoding polynucleotide adenylyltransferase PcnB, which produces MKFLSNLFKKKIGSVEDILSHPDGKRYYRDAHLIRKNMIDEDAVKIIHRLNKFGFKAYIVGGGVRDLLLGRKPKDFDVVTNATPNQIKKIFNNCRIIGRRFKIVHILFRGKVIEVSTFRSLPDYRLGKAVEDQDYLIKRDNKFGTPQEDAARRDFTINSLYYDVRNDSIIDYVGGFEDIRNKVLRVIGDPDISFREDPVRMLRAVKFAEILGLNIEKTTAKAIRKHKTELEKASSSRMLEEYNKIFRTWKTSLIFQGMAEHGILEVLFKEAFDKERKKNSNFGEKFLETNIGKRLAIADKLLTEREEMTPHIFYALIFSDLASEALQKENMHLVPAIKNSLELIFKRLETPKKDKDRLIKIFASQQRFLSTEDEKSSQNNFFRMKDYFYDAFMVFKIGAIAENDEKAIQSAFFWEISVRKRPTPVKKFNGARPNKNRNRNFQKNREEDRTNRREEIQNSPESEKQNRKNQKENPQEDFSSEDSGNEF
- the recJ gene encoding single-stranded-DNA-specific exonuclease RecJ, translating into MTQPSSFSHGPGLKELHPVGLRPHFSPLQHRFYETHLREKSHPEHLLYHGLRELPSPFLLPDLEPALELLKEFIQKEKKILLFGDRDCDGVSSTSLLGSFLKKIHRGKLILKTSNEEDYGLCPAALDFVKRIKPDLLITLDFGTTNHIQIDELASIGIKVIVLDHHEIPERIPNCYLISPKRSDSIYPNEKICTSVLALKFIQAYLYSSLEEYNRATWIGDGNSLFSGFLIYRGKLLFQGDRQEAESKFSLTIQDESYSFQSSYPEREWFYQEFLKYPAILEQYLQNFDLASIGTVSDMMPLYGENRIIVREGCKILFKLHKKDTSHREGLFQLLQLMEFANDRVTSKDLGWGLGPMINSAGRMNRTDVALNLLLEENPELAKSGAKELQKLNEERKERTKRNIFKVDSFLKRKKERTERSVLFCYEPDFEPGVSGIVATRLVEEYKRPVLFITPDHGHAKGSIRAYGKENVLNLLKKAESVFLQFGGHKEAGGFSLEINKIPELAKLIFDNADSWLAEEQRTSALERTESLISLEPGELNSKIFQELSIFEPFGHENPIPLYSIKNAKIYHTKPMTDGKHVRFRILGAPESIQCLIWNRGKDFLELISKSVSLDLWGSLEESTFRSKTSLQFVVNYFQESEN
- a CDS encoding bactofilin family protein, with amino-acid sequence MNDEQIDTVIGDDIHFRGKLKFNNSLKIKGNFKGTIETTGKLVVGDTGEVEADIQTGTLEVEGNLKGNVSANQKVAIRKTGKVIGDIRTPDLEIESGAKFSGNSAM
- a CDS encoding GH25 family lysozyme, whose protein sequence is MKRKYLFLFVIISFFLLGIGLYLALDSGKIWFVYPSREKYPIRGIDVSNHQGKIDWILVPKSEISFVYIKASEGGNFKDKSFSYNWKSAKAQGFPVGAYHFFTLCTSGKEQAENFISTAPKEIDSLPPVVDLEFLGNCKENSSMKNVSNEIQDFLNRVDSYYTKKTILYLTYEFIDRYIGPNFQDRPIWIRNLFKHPNTFSNQKWILWQYKSRGSLPGISGPVDMNVLNGELKILTSHQLNSE
- a CDS encoding phage neck terminator protein, with translation MNFEYIESIMNKMVSGIVGAGQTISFILADQTVFPSSYPYGTYKVIQLVQDPIANASRKIQKLDSSNFKEIVRINQSVSINVTFLHDSSIVICWELSEKSMDWFDSKEGTIECNKFGITPVLIFPNIQDKTVLTESGVYLYKVSFDVLLKLRKYNEQQGESTASAPTVEYQEEA